The region GAAGCCTGGAGAAAAAGCTCCTGCACCACGTTTTTATAGGGAACCCTTTAACTAAGAATATTATTCATCTCCCTGTTGAGTTTACTCAAGCAAATCCGGTGAATCTCTTCCATCCCCTTGTGGTGCATAACTGTATCTACAGAAATGCTCTGATGCATTTTCAGGAGATGCTTAGAAATGCACACATGCTGATACATGATTATGTTGGTAAAAGTATTTAGAGGACCAGCCCTTTGAGAAACATTCAGTTTTGAATACTTTTGTGCACAGTTTAAattggttttggttttaatcTCTTTACCCTAAGAGCAATGAATGACTTACGACTTTGTGCAGTAGAAACATCAAGTACCAGAGaaagtaatttatttaaaattctgATCATTCTCGATGTGATTCATTTCAGTAATCATGCTCCCAGTAGTTTATGAAGTCTATGTGCTCTGCCATGTCGAGGTCCTCCGATCTGAACGTGTCACCATCAAACGATTTCATCCGAGGGTCAACATCCACATATCCGTCCTTACCACTCAAGTCGACCTTCCAAGAGTGACTTGAGATGATATTACTGGAAGCTGTTGAAATAGGATTTGATAAGTCACAAACCTTAATTTGTGGAAGAACAGCCATTTTTTGTCTTAAGTGAATTAAGTTAATTGTAAAATAACGGATAAGCACTTTGAACTTGCAACATTGCCAGTACATTGACCTAAGTTAAACTCTGTGCTAAACTGAGAATCATGTGTAAAGCTACTGCATTTCATACTACTGAGTTTTGTTATGACTTTCTGTAATGTGCAATGTACAGAGAAGGTGGAAACTTACCCCTAGGCTGTGCTGAGGGGCAAGTTGAATCACAGCAGGTGCACACAGAGTCATCACCATAAAGCTCCTTCCACCTAAACCAttaacagttttattattaGGTCTTCAAATGCCAGCTGGCAAGTATGGTAATAAACAgatcaacaaaacacacaccaaaaagtgACAATACTCAAAATACCTCAAGTGCTGACAAGGAGAAAAGTTGTTTTGTCAGTGAAACCCATGTGAAAAAACTTTTCGTCCTTTAAGACCTTCAATAGGAAGCTACTTCGACCTGTGGATGTTCAGCATTAACCATAGAGACTGCTTACTTTTTGGTTGGTGGGTCATAATTGCAAGCCTTTGAACTCGAAGTTGGAGTAAGTTTCCCCATAGAGATCTCACAGTGCATGTAGAGTTGCTGAAAGACATTGGATTTCAGTGTAACAGATTGGACACTTTGACAGTACACGGCTCTCACAGTTTACTCAGACTGTACCTGTGATGAGGAAGACGTGGAACCTGTGTTCTTGAAAATGAAGGCACCCACACTGAATTTCTGGACCATCTTTGAGGCACCGCTGAGGAACTTTGACTGTTCAGTCACCTTTCCATCAATCATACAGCTGTAATCggagaaaaaaatatgcatgTCAACCTTGAACCAAGtgaaaagttcattttaaactgttaaacaaTTTAAATCTGACCCTTGGTTGTCAATGACTGTATATTTAGGACTGGAGTTGGGGTCTTGGTTGGCAGTCATGAAGCACTTGTTGATGTACATCCTCTGATCTTCAGACTTTGCAGTTTTGTCAGATTGTTTGGCTTCAAAGTACATTGGCTGACCCAAAGTGTAGGTTTTGGCACCTGTGATTTCATTCCCTGATGctgaggaggcaaagagagaagCTAGTCACTGGACAGCTTTAGACTCTTATAGACTAGGTAGGCTGCTGCATATATTTGCTCTTTAAGTGACTGGGGTACAAAAATCAAAAGTGTGAATGAATTCTGAAAatgcatagttttttttttattattatgttgtATGCTTGTATATAGTACACTTGGGTACACCTTTCAAATGCTTAAGAGGTAAGAAAACAGATTGCTCTATGGTGGCATAAAAaactgtgaataaaaaaaagtagtatGAGTTAAAGAGCTTGTCTCTGGCTTTGAATCAACTCTGCAtacagttttcttttgacaTCCAGTTACAGGTGTGTTCAGCTCAAATGAAGCTGCTGAAGGTCCATAatagtttcctttgttttcaccTCTTACACATAATCCATAGAGgtttgagagagaaaatggatcTGGATTAATTGAGTTTTGACTTTTAGGATATTTTccagtatttacagtattttcctACTTGTGTCCTCAAGGTTCATATCTTGAGCAGTTATGACTCATTGTTAAAGGCTTTTTGCCATTCAACTAAGCACATAAATCGTTTCCTTTGCATCCAAGAAGCTTGTAGGAAAGGCCTTGTGCTGAAAACACTGGTCAGCAACTTTGCATAATAAGAACAGAAGTATGAAGAGGAATCAATTCAAGGTAACATACCATCTTGAGCAGTTAGGGTTATACTGCTTTTTGGTTGGAGTGCTTTGTAAACTGTGCCTCCTTGTAGTTTGGGATAGAAGCCAACTTTAAAAGAATGAAATAACCTGCAAAAGTCATGTGAAAACTTAGGTCAATATAAGATTGGAAAAGCCCAGCatctcaatcaatcaatcatcagTCAATCTTTGATTACCCTGTGGTCTTAACAGCATACTAAGCTGAAAAATGCCCATTTTGAAAATTTAGACTTAACATTAAAGGTGAGGTGAGCTAACTTGGATCTTAAATCTGAAAATTCTTAAACAATCTGATCAAAACTGAAACTAGATAAACTCTTACCTGGGATATTTACACTGCAGAGGAATGTCAAATGGCATTTCCCTCAAAATTTGACCAGTTGGCTTGTAGTGGAGCACATTGCTGATGGACAGATAATCTGGATTGCTCTGGAacatacaaacatttctgtGCTGGTTGTAGTTTGTGACTATGAAGCAGAAAATTGCACTGAAAATAACAGAAGAAATGGAGAAAACGCCTTTACCAACCTCTTTCTTGAATCCACAGTCAGTTTTCAGAAGGTATAGAAGGTAGTAATGGGCTGAGGTACCTTGGTTAACAGGACAGGTACCTAGCTTCAAATATTTATAAGCATCTCTAGTCTTGAAGACCTCTCTCCTAATTCTTACATACATTCTGTCAACGTGGCACAGGATTTCAACCAACTTTGTCCTAACCGCTGCTCTTCCTGCTGCAATTTTATTTACTTCAGCAGTGGAAGCAGGACCAAGTAACATTTCCTTGACCCAGTCAGGGAGGGGTCTTGCACCCTTTTCTGGCTTGAAAGCCTCTTTCTGGTACTTGGAGGATGAGACAGTCAGATACTCTGGAAAATTCTTCGCTTCAGGTGTTGAAGATCCTGATGCACTCTTCCACATTTTGGCTTTGGGTGCACGGGCAGGCGTCATATCTTCATCTATCACTGTCTCCATTCTCACCCACTCTAATTCAGGATCTTGCACAAACAGGCCATACCCTGCTTTTCTTCTAAACTGATCACTATAGGCAGAACAAAACAGCAGTAACAGAAACCCAGTGTGCATCAACCccattttcagtttgtgcagCTGTCTCCCACTGAAGCTAAACAGGTTGAATATGACAGTGGTGTTTAACCTGGTTTTTGTGTTCTACAATCGAGacagacttcacacagctgctgcaaatGCCAATCGAGAACAACCAATGAGAGGAGACCAATAACAACTGCAC is a window of Toxotes jaculatrix isolate fToxJac2 chromosome 4, fToxJac2.pri, whole genome shotgun sequence DNA encoding:
- the zp3c gene encoding zona pellucida sperm-binding protein 3 — translated: MGLMHTGFLLLLFCSAYSDQFRRKAGYGLFVQDPELEWVRMETVIDEDMTPARAPKAKMWKSASGSSTPEAKNFPEYLTVSSSKYQKEAFKPEKGARPLPDWVKEMLLGPASTAEVNKIAAGRAAVRTKLVEILCHVDRMYVRIRREVFKTRDAYKYLKLGTCPVNQGTSAHYYLLYLLKTDCGFKKESNPDYLSISNVLHYKPTGQILREMPFDIPLQCKYPRLFHSFKVGFYPKLQGGTVYKALQPKSSITLTAQDASGNEITGAKTYTLGQPMYFEAKQSDKTAKSEDQRMYINKCFMTANQDPNSSPKYTVIDNQGCMIDGKVTEQSKFLSGASKMVQKFSVGAFIFKNTGSTSSSSQQLYMHCEISMGKLTPTSSSKACNYDPPTKKWKELYGDDSVCTCCDSTCPSAQPRASSNIISSHSWKVDLSGKDGYVDVDPRMKSFDGDTFRSEDLDMAEHIDFINYWEHDY